Proteins from a genomic interval of Oxyura jamaicensis isolate SHBP4307 breed ruddy duck chromosome 10, BPBGC_Ojam_1.0, whole genome shotgun sequence:
- the LOC118172012 gene encoding mitotic-spindle organizing protein 2-like isoform X2, which produces MSGAALGKVAAAARPRRKVLSAEEAELFELAQAAGSGLDPEVFKVLLDLLRMNVAPLAVFQVLKSMCAGQRLPAGNENAAPAAPAPLPADSRGAAMGKGNQSCICCWPCHLLLEDAAYF; this is translated from the exons ATGTCGGGCGCGGCGCTGGGCaaggtggcggcggcggcgcggccgcGGCGGAAGGTGCTGAGCGCGGAGGAGGCGGAGCTGTTCGAGCTGGCGCaggcggcgggcagcgggctGGACCCGGAGGTGTTCAA GGTGCTGCTGGACCTGCTGCGCATGAACGTGGCGCCGCTCGCCGTCTTCCAGGTGCTCAAGTCCATGTGCGCCGGGCAGCGGCTGCCGGCGGGCAACGAGAACGCAGCCCCCGCCGCGCCGGCGCCGCTCCCCGCCGACAGCCGAG GAGCTGCCATGGGGAAGGGGAACCAAAGCTGTATCTGCTGTTGGCCCTGCCATCTCTTGTTGGAAgatgctgcttatttttaa